GAGATGAATTAAACAGTAATGATAAGTCTATAGTCTCCAATAAGAATCCACAGGGTGCTGCCATCCGTTATTCATCAGAGGTCAGGCCCCCCTCAGCTTCTACCTCCCATCCTCAGCCAGCCACTTGCCCATTTGTGCTTGTTATGTTTTTcgtacatttacatgaaaacaaGGTTCTAATTCAGTGTTTCAAGTCAAGACATAAAATTCAGGATTTTAGTTAGATTAAAGCAGTACTGCAGATGTAGGTGAGTGAAGAATACTGGCTATCTTTTCAGGAATCACTGTCACAATACAGCCCATCCCCACCTAACAATCCATCCCCACCTCACCACCCATCCCCACCTAACAATCCATCCCCACCTCACCACCCATCCCCACCTAACAATCCATCCCCAGCTCACAGCCCATCCCCACCACCTCACAGCGCATCCCCACCACCTCACAGCGCATCCCCACCACCTCACAGCCCGTCGCCACCACCTCACAGCGCATCCCCACCACCTTACAGCGCATCCCCACCACCTCACAGCGCATCCCCACCATCTCACAGCCCGTCGCCACCAGGCAGCTCCTCGGCACAACGCAGCCCCTCCCCACCAGCCACTGTGTGAGTAATGAATATTCGCTCAGATGTTTTCAAGGTTGTGGAAAAGTGTCACAGAATCTGGTAATTTGATAAATGTCAGTAGCTTGAGAGATCTGGTGGTCATTTGACCTTAGATGATATCTCTATTCTGATAGGCCTACTTAATAAGTTAAGCTTCACTATGGAGTTGCCACAGTAAAGATTACAGACATACCAGAATTCAGGTTACCTGCAGGTCTCACCAGCGAATCTGCAACTTCATTTGTTGTCtgcaaataagaaatgtattatatGATCTGACTCAGGTCTCTGGATGGATGAACACCGAGTATTGCTAATGTTAGTattcccattttcttttttgtgtttcttttacagaCACATAGATGTTGCAACTTTGTTGCAGCGTCTCCAAAGCAGGCTAAAAAATGACATCGTACGAGCCAATCAAATTAATGCTTTCCGAGGGGAAGAATTGGATTGTGCCATAAGAGCATTTTGCAGGGCCAGTTTTGAGCCAGAAACAAAAATCGATGTCATTTTTGTCGACACGGAGGGAGTTGGAGAAGGGGCAATCAATGAGGGGGGTCCCACAAGGGAATTTTGTACTCTCGTCATGGGACAACTCCAACGCCACACCATTTTGAAGGTCCTGAGGAGTAGGACATTGGCCCTGGCAGTGTTGATACTGTAAGTtaagaagtaaataaaaagcactGTAATTTGTAGATTTTAACATGCATACTATATGACCAGCAAACTTAtattatgggaaatgtattattatttaaacttttaGTTTTACTCTTTTTAAATTATACTGTGCCAATAAATAGTAAGTTAACCCCTAGCATTATCCTGCATTTCTGTATTGTTAACACTGTAGACTGTAGTTGTGTCTCTTATTTTAGTGATGTAAGTTTTCATAGGTTGTTTAAATAAGTTATATTACATTGTATGGTCACTGTATAACcttgtaatactttttttccatcttcaGCATTACAGAAAGGACTCTACCGGATGATCGACAAAATGCTGATCATCTGTTTAGTGCAGGGCTTGGTGTCGCCCCAATTTTTATCAGAGCGCCTATACAGGCAGGTATGTGGTCTGCAACCTCTCCCTGCCTGTATAGAGGATATTTGGGGTCACACCCTGAAGGCCAAGCTCCAAAACGCAAGTGCatcctttattttcattcaaattcatTAATTTCACGTTCATGTTTTGTGCAAAGGTTcggtgtggtgtgtgtttatagtgtgTACTGTTGAATTTGGCATAGCATACTTACTGTAAATACTTACTCTTAGAATATATTTTGCTGAAGTTATAGAAAATGAAATTTGATATGGTGGGATATAAAATGTCCATTATTGTAGCATAATGTTAtccattatttttgtatttctattttcaaaTTAATAACATTAGATTGCTGATGCGACAAACATCGAAGAGGCCAGAGAGGCAGTGGAGGAGGCCACAGAGGAGCTCTCGCTTTTGGGCTCCTTGCAATATGTCCAAAACATGACACAGAGGGATGAGCTCCTGGCGGCCGCCCTTCACCATTATGTCGATGGATGCAAGGTGGAAGCCCTCCAACAGTAAGTATAGCAGTTCATCATTTAAATTACTTCGGCTGACAAACACAATACCACCTACATTTAATGCAGCACATCTGAATAAATGTATTAGCCTACTGATTTAATATTGGCTTGCACAATGTAATTGCAAACCTTTATTAACTCCTTAAGCTCACTTAAAGGTGTACTCACTCTTGTGGTCAAAGGGTGGCACaactgtgtggttaatatgtgCACCCACAGATTATATGCTACTTCAGTGTGTAGGGTTTATATTAACAGTGACAGAAGATATCTACCTGAAAAGAAATggtgaattaaaaacatttttggccCAAAGAAAGTCTTTCTATACATTTCAAGAATCATTTAAATTGGTTTTAGAGATTGTAGCTCTTTCAGTAGCTGCTGGATGAAAATGTAATCCGTTTTGAGTATTAGTGAAAAAAGACACCTttccaaaatcacatttctCGATTTCCAGTTTCCACAGAGATCAGTGTACCCCCATTTCAGAAACATTGGTATACTGTCTATTCAAGTCTGCAATATTATCATACTCATCTCTTAAACAGTGAAATGACTTTTAATGCTTTATCATTATGTAGACCTCAAAATGATCTCACATTTTTCCTACATATGGAGGAAGCACGCTGAAGTTGGGGGATGTGTTGGCCTTTGCCACTGGCCTTCAGAAGATGCCTGCAGCAGGCTTTCCAACACAGCCACAACTGCAGTTCCTCCACCCGGAGGACGGGCCAGCAACTTTTCCGACGGCCAACACCTGTGCCTTTATTCTGAGGCTGCCAGTGTTTCCGACCTATGAGAAGTTTGAAGGCGCCATGGAAAATGGCATAAGCTGGGCTGGCCAATTTGGGGTAGCTTAGAGAAAAGTTTGATGTGTGGAAGTATTATGTATTTTGAAAGTTAACTCTTTgtgtctcctctgtgtttacTTACTGccctgtgtgttttccctccatttttaattcccccccccctgtatATAAATCCTGGTATTCTGTCCTGTTCTTGTTGGTTCTTTGTTTGACATGTCACAAAGTTCAGTTTTTTCCGTGTGGTTTTATGTTGCCGTTTTgttgaatatacatttttggaaaatgttctgCTGTCTCCGGtctctgcatttgggtccaaCCGCTCCTTCCTTCACATGACAATGATTGATTTTTACTATATATcgaattattattattaccgtAGATCACATAGatattaacaataatatatatatggttGATATAATATCCGATATGCTGAAATAATCATTGTGATATTATGTAACTTTTgttctaatatatatatatatatatatatatacacacatatatatatacacatatatatatacatatacatacacatatacatatatattgtcTGCGTgcgtatgtatgtatgtatgtatatatatatatatgtgtatgtatatgtatatgtatatgtatatgtatatgtatatatatatatatatatatatatatgtatatgtatatgtatatgaaaCACACGGGGGAATAGTGGCGCAGTTGGCGTTCCACACGGGACGTGTGCCGAACGGGGCGGCGGCTGCTAGCTAACCAGTTTGACATGAATAGCTTGCTAGCTGCCGAGGCAGAGTGTGAAAACAGCCCTGTTAATGAGGTGGAGGCTGAGGAAGCAGACTCTCCCCGAGTTTCTGAGTAGGAACTTCCCAGTTCAAGTGGAATGCAGCATTAGCTTTCCCCTTATTAGCCCCATCTGAGGATACCACTAGCTGACACAAGATGGCTAATATTGCTAACATCTGTACCAACCTATATATCAGAATGTGTAGCGCCGGGAAAAACACTCTCGGAAGCCATATAAAATTTACGCTCTTTATTGCAATAATATGGCTGCTGTCTCCTCCCCGAAACAGAAGCATGGGTAGGCCCGCCACCCCCGCCGCGGCCAAAGTCACTGCGGGGCGGCGGGAGCGGTTGGGTGGGCCCGCGGTGACCTGCTGCGGCGAGGGCTCTATCGCAGGACCCTTCTGCTGGGCGGCGAAGGCCGCTAACCACACGAGGGCGCGGCCTACCCCGCGCCTGGGCGCGGCGGCCTACAATGAACTCATTGGCCTGAGCCGAGGAGGGCGGTTGAGGAGGCAGAGGGGTCGCCATCCTCTCGGTGGCCGAGGCAAAGAGGGCCGGCAGGTCGTCGAGGGGGTAGCGGTGGTCCACCGGCGGCTCGTCGTCCCTGAAGGCCGGGTCTTCCTCCTCATAGACGCGCCGATCGTCGTCGTTGTCGAAGTCACGCCCACGGGTCGTCTCGCCGTAGCTTAGCCTCCGTTCGTGCTCCTCCCGTGGGAGCGCAAGGCAGAAGGCGCAGCACCAAGCCTCATCCCGATGTCGGTGAGCATCCATGATGAAAAACTAGCGAAAAACTGCGACACCGGATGGTGAAATGAAAATCGCAGGAAAGAAGTCCCGTTCTCAAGTTGTTGAGTACAAAAGGGCAGGAGCAACGCAGTTA
The sequence above is drawn from the Eleginops maclovinus isolate JMC-PN-2008 ecotype Puerto Natales chromosome 15, JC_Emac_rtc_rv5, whole genome shotgun sequence genome and encodes:
- the LOC134877247 gene encoding protein enabled homolog encodes the protein MLSATIRKTCEGLGPSLEIHTIESLERDKVSLEEGEEEEEEEEEEEEEEEEEGHSQYLTMRVLSGLTCFDGRRGEDLSEEGEQEEPFGRPVTLKVSVLKQDKDTYSSHTDISATCTVVVPFNLDPAQFKQALTEKVQSIPAEFNYGDFLSSMHCVQGKLDQGAAPSQTQDPSQPQPLPGTARVVPQVEESLSQYSPSPPNNPSPPHHPSPPNNPSPPHHPSPPNNPSPAHSPSPPPHSASPPPHSASPPPHSPSPPPHSASPPPYSASPPPHSASPPSHSPSPPGSSSAQRSPSPPATVHIDVATLLQRLQSRLKNDIVRANQINAFRGEELDCAIRAFCRASFEPETKIDVIFVDTEGVGEGAINEGGPTREFCTLVMGQLQRHTILKVLRSRTLALAVLILITERTLPDDRQNADHLFSAGLGVAPIFIRAPIQAGMWSATSPCLYRGYLGSHPEGQAPKHC